A stretch of the Streptomyces sp. NBC_01428 genome encodes the following:
- the argS gene encoding arginine--tRNA ligase encodes MASVTSLTASVHQRLADALSAALPEAGSADPLLRRSDRADFQANGILALAKKAKANPRDLATQVVAQVASGDVIKDIEVSGPGFLNITVTDGAIVRNLAERYADSARLGVPLAEHPGTTVIDYAQPNVAKEMHVGHLRSAVIGDAVVQILEFTGESVVRRHHIGDWGTQFGMLIQYLIEHPHELDHQGGEVSGEEAMSNLNRLYKAARTVFDSDEEFKTRARRRVVDLQAGEPETLAMWQKFVDESKIYFYSVFDKLDMDIQDADVVGESGYNDMLDETCRLLEESGVAEYSDGALCVFFDDVKGPDGNPVPLIVKKSDGGYGYAATDLSAIRDRVFNLKASTLLYVVDARQSLHFKMVFETARRAGWLNDDVKAHQLAFGTVLGKDGKPFKTREGETVRLVDLLDEAIDRATTVVREKAEKVGLSESEIEENGRYVGVGAVKYADLSTSAVRDYKFDLDQMVSLNGDTSVYLQYAYARVRSIFGKAGDRTPVAHPELELAPAERALGLHLDRFGETLEEVAAEYAPHKLAAYLYQLASLYTTFYDQCPVIKPAPAQEVAENRLFLCDLTARTLHQGMSLLGIRTPERL; translated from the coding sequence ATGGCCTCGGTCACGTCCCTCACCGCTTCCGTCCACCAGCGCCTCGCGGACGCCCTCTCGGCAGCCCTGCCGGAGGCCGGTTCCGCGGACCCGCTGCTGCGCCGAAGCGACCGGGCCGACTTCCAGGCCAACGGGATCCTGGCCCTCGCGAAGAAGGCGAAGGCGAACCCGCGCGACCTGGCGACGCAGGTGGTGGCGCAGGTGGCGTCCGGTGACGTGATCAAGGACATCGAGGTCTCCGGGCCCGGCTTCCTGAACATCACGGTCACCGACGGCGCGATCGTCCGGAACCTGGCGGAGCGGTACGCGGACAGCGCCCGCCTCGGTGTGCCCCTCGCGGAGCACCCGGGCACGACGGTGATCGACTACGCCCAGCCGAACGTGGCGAAGGAGATGCACGTCGGTCACCTGCGGTCCGCGGTGATCGGTGACGCGGTGGTGCAGATCCTGGAGTTCACCGGTGAGTCCGTCGTGCGGCGGCACCACATCGGCGACTGGGGCACCCAGTTCGGCATGCTCATCCAGTACCTGATCGAGCACCCGCACGAGCTGGACCACCAGGGCGGCGAGGTCTCCGGCGAGGAGGCCATGTCGAACCTGAACCGGCTCTACAAGGCGGCGCGGACGGTCTTCGACTCCGACGAGGAGTTCAAGACGCGGGCGCGGCGCCGGGTGGTGGACCTCCAGGCGGGCGAGCCGGAGACGCTGGCCATGTGGCAGAAGTTCGTGGACGAGTCGAAGATCTACTTCTACTCGGTCTTCGACAAGCTCGACATGGACATCCAGGACGCGGACGTGGTCGGCGAGTCCGGCTACAACGACATGCTGGACGAGACGTGCCGGCTGCTGGAGGAGTCGGGCGTCGCGGAGTACTCGGACGGCGCGCTGTGCGTGTTCTTCGACGACGTGAAGGGCCCGGACGGCAACCCGGTGCCGCTGATCGTGAAGAAGTCGGACGGCGGCTACGGCTACGCGGCCACCGACCTGTCGGCGATCCGTGACCGGGTGTTCAACCTGAAGGCGTCGACGCTGCTGTACGTGGTGGACGCGCGGCAGTCCCTGCACTTCAAGATGGTCTTCGAGACGGCACGCCGGGCCGGCTGGCTGAACGACGACGTGAAGGCGCACCAGTTGGCGTTCGGCACGGTGCTGGGCAAGGACGGCAAGCCGTTCAAGACCCGTGAGGGCGAGACGGTGCGGCTGGTCGACCTGCTGGACGAGGCGATCGACCGGGCCACGACCGTCGTGCGCGAGAAGGCCGAGAAGGTGGGCCTGAGCGAGTCGGAGATCGAGGAGAACGGCCGGTACGTCGGCGTCGGCGCCGTGAAGTACGCGGACCTGTCGACCTCCGCCGTCCGGGACTACAAGTTCGACCTGGACCAGATGGTCTCGCTGAACGGTGACACCTCGGTGTACCTCCAGTACGCGTACGCCCGGGTCCGGTCGATCTTCGGCAAGGCGGGCGACCGTACGCCGGTGGCGCACCCGGAGCTCGAACTGGCCCCGGCGGAGCGGGCGTTGGGTCTGCACCTGGACCGGTTCGGGGAGACGCTGGAGGAGGTCGCCGCGGAGTACGCGCCGCACAAGCTGGCGGCGTACCTGTACCAGCTGGCCTCGCTCTACACGACGTTCTACGACCAGTGCCCGGTCATCAAGCCGGCCCCGGCGCAGGAGGTCGCGGAGAACCGGCTGTTCCTCTGCGACCTGACGGCCCGGACCCTCCACCAGGGCATGTCCCTGCTGGGCATCCGGACGCCCGAGCGGCTCTGA
- a CDS encoding ATP-binding protein, whose protein sequence is MNETIHLPPLRERFFRRDRRAVAAARRFAHETLAGWGLAGTEQADDVLLCVSELATNALVHAVPPGRHFRVFLRYDGTVLRVEVHDSGPGTPRIADRADEGGRGLLLVAAFADRWGVDARDPGKAVWCEFGGRKTPTPLRPKEVDGGRK, encoded by the coding sequence GTGAACGAGACCATCCACCTCCCGCCCCTGCGTGAGCGTTTCTTTCGACGGGACCGGCGGGCCGTGGCCGCTGCCAGGCGGTTCGCCCACGAGACGCTCGCCGGATGGGGGCTCGCCGGCACCGAACAGGCCGACGACGTGTTGCTCTGCGTCAGCGAGCTCGCGACCAACGCCCTCGTGCACGCCGTACCGCCGGGCCGGCACTTCCGCGTCTTCCTGCGCTACGACGGCACCGTCCTGCGGGTCGAGGTGCACGACAGCGGGCCGGGGACGCCGAGGATCGCCGACCGGGCCGACGAGGGCGGCCGGGGCCTGCTGCTGGTGGCCGCGTTCGCCGACCGGTGGGGGGTCGACGCGCGCGACCCGGGCAAGGCGGTGTGGTGCGAGTTCGGCGGGCGCAAGACCCCAACGCCGTTACGGCCGAAAGAAGTTGATGGTGGGAGGAAATAG
- a CDS encoding helix-turn-helix domain-containing protein, translating into MRMLGAQVAAFRRAEGYTQRSLAESLLVDEETVASIEQGRRPLKRDLAEHLDELLRTKGVLVVGVDNMPEVDLFPRWAAEFIDLEREALALSSYQNQALPGLLQTEAYARAVFRNEVPSLTDDETQLRVAARIARQQILHREDSPTASFVISETTLMDRLGGDDVHLEQMHHLHACSRLPGVTLQVMPVGRDFHAGLSGPFVLIETPDHQRVAYVEAQLNGWMIADPGQVSILERKYAMLRTQALNAQETERLLNRSLGER; encoded by the coding sequence ATGAGGATGCTGGGCGCCCAGGTGGCCGCATTCCGTCGGGCCGAGGGTTACACCCAGCGCTCGCTCGCCGAGAGCCTGCTCGTCGACGAGGAGACCGTCGCCTCGATCGAGCAGGGCAGGCGCCCGTTGAAGAGGGACTTGGCCGAACATCTCGATGAGCTTCTCCGCACGAAGGGAGTGCTGGTCGTCGGCGTGGACAACATGCCTGAGGTGGACCTCTTCCCCCGCTGGGCGGCCGAGTTCATCGATCTGGAGCGAGAAGCCTTGGCGCTCTCGTCGTATCAGAATCAGGCACTGCCCGGGCTCCTGCAGACCGAGGCGTACGCCCGGGCGGTGTTCCGCAACGAGGTGCCCAGCCTCACCGACGACGAGACCCAGTTGCGCGTGGCCGCCCGCATCGCCAGGCAGCAGATCCTCCACCGCGAGGACTCACCGACTGCAAGCTTCGTCATCTCCGAGACGACACTGATGGACCGGCTCGGCGGCGACGACGTCCACCTGGAGCAGATGCACCATCTGCACGCCTGCAGCCGGCTTCCCGGCGTCACGCTCCAGGTCATGCCGGTCGGCCGGGACTTCCATGCCGGGCTGTCCGGCCCCTTCGTCCTCATCGAGACACCCGATCACCAGCGGGTCGCATACGTCGAGGCCCAGCTCAACGGCTGGATGATCGCTGACCCCGGCCAGGTGTCCATCCTGGAGCGCAAATATGCGATGCTGCGGACACAGGCTCTCAACGCCCAGGAGACAGAGCGCCTGTTGAACCGTTCGCTAGGAGAGCGATGA
- a CDS encoding DUF397 domain-containing protein, which translates to MNAALQWFKSSYSTEQGGDCLEVAYSGLQSGKVTAVHLRDSKNPAEPGLRVSVRAWAAFTAAR; encoded by the coding sequence ATGAACGCCGCACTGCAGTGGTTCAAGTCCAGCTACAGCACCGAGCAGGGCGGCGACTGCCTCGAAGTCGCCTACTCCGGGCTCCAGTCCGGCAAGGTGACCGCCGTGCACCTCCGTGACTCCAAGAACCCGGCGGAGCCAGGCCTCCGTGTCTCGGTGCGGGCCTGGGCCGCGTTCACCGCAGCCCGGTAG
- a CDS encoding DUF4253 domain-containing protein translates to MATLPNPLPRLVADPSGRTLGLDLPAGRLIDATHEGTWHEPLVWHAEERPADGAWSAADSARTLGLLPVLLDVGGPQNGPGGWELMPGAMSYAGDHDADEVLADFWERYAADELGDDGDYASREVVESLFGRPEPYDAKVAPYGPVWPGLAPAGQQEADPDARAAEIADALGDRGSWLKEPRLALVPARRSADIPAALGWTGPLNYENDVARLCAVLRSWEDRFGIRVVALTFDQLVVSVAAPPTTLAEAEAVAAEHFAFCPDNITQGSHTALRTYAEQEVLNEPVWSFWWD, encoded by the coding sequence ATGGCGACTCTTCCCAACCCGCTGCCGCGGCTGGTGGCAGACCCGAGTGGGCGCACCCTCGGGCTCGATCTCCCCGCCGGGAGACTGATCGACGCGACCCACGAGGGCACGTGGCACGAGCCGTTGGTGTGGCATGCCGAGGAGCGGCCGGCCGACGGAGCCTGGAGCGCGGCCGACTCCGCCCGCACGCTCGGCCTGCTGCCGGTGCTGCTGGACGTCGGCGGCCCGCAGAACGGCCCGGGCGGCTGGGAGTTGATGCCCGGCGCGATGTCGTACGCCGGGGACCACGACGCCGACGAGGTGCTGGCCGACTTCTGGGAGCGGTACGCGGCGGACGAGCTCGGGGACGACGGGGACTACGCGAGCCGGGAGGTCGTGGAGAGCCTCTTCGGCAGGCCGGAGCCCTATGACGCGAAGGTCGCGCCGTACGGCCCCGTGTGGCCGGGGCTCGCCCCGGCCGGGCAGCAGGAGGCCGATCCGGACGCGCGTGCGGCGGAGATCGCGGACGCTCTCGGGGACCGCGGCTCGTGGCTGAAGGAACCGCGTCTCGCGCTCGTTCCGGCGCGCCGCAGTGCGGACATCCCGGCGGCGCTGGGCTGGACGGGACCGCTGAACTACGAGAACGACGTGGCGCGCCTGTGCGCGGTCCTGCGGTCCTGGGAGGACCGTTTCGGGATACGGGTGGTGGCGCTGACCTTCGACCAGTTGGTGGTGTCGGTGGCGGCGCCGCCGACAACCCTGGCGGAGGCCGAGGCGGTCGCCGCCGAGCACTTCGCGTTCTGCCCGGACAACATCACGCAGGGCAGTCACACGGCGCTGCGGACGTATGCCGAGCAGGAGGTGCTGAACGAGCCGGTCTGGTCCTTCTGGTGGGACTGA
- a CDS encoding aminotransferase-like domain-containing protein, which produces MTVIEPAATTAPMPPLAARATAIGGSPVRDILAVTARPEVINFAGGLPAPELFDATGIAAAYRDVLTEEPARALQYSTTEGEPVLRTALAARTAARGLPTGPDDVLVTTGSQQALSLLATALLEPGDTVLVESPCYLAALQAFAFAGARVLAVPGDEDGIDPEALDTLVARERPKLLYTVPTFQNPTGRTLPAGRRAAVARVAATRGLWIVEDDPYGELRFEGERVPWIASHEGAGDRTVLLGSFSKVMAPGMRLGWLRAPAALRRACAVAKQAADLHTPTVNQLAAARYLADQDLDAHVGRVASVYRERRDAMLAGIGDALPAGSTWTRPEGGMFLWARLPEPYDTTALLRTVVEHGVAYVPGAPFYAGTPEASTMRLCFVTQTPDEIAEGLRRLASGLHG; this is translated from the coding sequence GTGACCGTCATCGAGCCCGCCGCCACGACCGCCCCCATGCCCCCGCTCGCCGCCCGGGCGACCGCGATCGGAGGCTCACCGGTACGGGACATCCTCGCGGTCACCGCCCGCCCCGAGGTGATCAACTTCGCGGGCGGACTGCCCGCCCCGGAACTGTTCGACGCGACCGGTATCGCCGCCGCCTACCGCGACGTCCTCACCGAGGAACCCGCACGGGCCCTGCAGTACTCGACGACCGAGGGCGAACCGGTGCTGCGGACGGCCCTCGCCGCGCGGACCGCGGCGCGCGGTCTGCCGACCGGGCCGGACGACGTGCTCGTCACCACCGGTTCGCAGCAGGCGCTGTCGCTGCTCGCCACGGCCCTGCTGGAGCCGGGCGACACCGTTCTCGTCGAAAGCCCCTGCTATCTGGCGGCACTTCAGGCGTTCGCCTTCGCCGGCGCCCGCGTGCTCGCCGTGCCGGGCGACGAGGACGGCATCGACCCCGAGGCACTGGACACCCTGGTCGCCCGGGAGCGGCCGAAGCTCCTCTACACCGTGCCCACCTTCCAGAACCCCACCGGCCGCACCCTCCCCGCCGGGCGCCGCGCCGCCGTCGCCCGCGTCGCCGCCACCCGCGGCCTGTGGATCGTCGAGGACGACCCCTACGGCGAACTGCGCTTCGAGGGCGAGCGCGTTCCGTGGATCGCCTCCCACGAAGGTGCCGGGGACCGGACCGTGCTCCTCGGGTCGTTCTCCAAGGTGATGGCACCCGGGATGCGGCTGGGCTGGCTGCGGGCGCCCGCGGCACTCCGGCGGGCCTGCGCCGTCGCCAAGCAGGCCGCCGACCTGCACACCCCGACCGTCAACCAGCTCGCCGCCGCCCGGTACCTGGCCGACCAGGACCTCGACGCCCATGTGGGGCGGGTCGCCTCCGTCTACCGCGAGCGGCGCGACGCCATGCTCGCCGGGATCGGCGACGCCCTCCCGGCCGGGTCGACGTGGACCCGGCCCGAGGGCGGCATGTTCCTCTGGGCCCGGCTGCCCGAGCCGTACGACACCACGGCCCTGCTCCGCACGGTCGTGGAGCACGGGGTCGCCTACGTGCCCGGCGCGCCCTTCTACGCGGGCACCCCGGAGGCGTCGACGATGCGCCTGTGCTTCGTCACGCAGACCCCGGACGAGATCGCGGAGGGGCTGCGGCGGCTCGCCTCGGGCCTGCACGGCTGA
- a CDS encoding SAM-dependent methyltransferase, with translation MSGDALSQDPAELRKRIDTTKAHPARVYDVFLGGKDNYPVDRNAAAAALAANPRGYLDVRHNRDFLRRAVTSLTAESGVKQFLDIGTGLPTQENVHQIAQAITPDARVVYVDNDPVVLAHARALLTSGPEGRTDYIDADLKQPGQILEQAAKTLDLDEPVVLVLVAILHFVEDEEAYPIVRDLVDALPSGSRIVLSHLTEDLNPEAIRAVQRTYTERGFTFVLRSRAEVERFFTENGLVLDEPGVVPAHHWRPDDGAPAPEKADPDLLATLDAIEMVRYRDINDVTDADINVYVATGVKP, from the coding sequence ATGTCCGGTGATGCCCTCAGCCAGGATCCCGCGGAGCTGAGAAAGAGGATCGACACCACCAAGGCACACCCCGCCCGGGTCTACGACGTCTTCCTCGGCGGCAAGGACAACTACCCGGTCGACCGCAACGCGGCCGCCGCCGCGCTCGCCGCGAACCCGCGCGGCTACCTCGACGTCCGGCACAACCGGGACTTCCTCCGGCGCGCCGTGACGTCGCTGACGGCGGAGAGCGGCGTGAAGCAGTTCCTCGACATCGGCACCGGACTGCCGACCCAGGAGAACGTCCACCAGATCGCGCAGGCGATCACCCCGGACGCGCGGGTCGTGTACGTCGACAACGACCCGGTGGTCCTCGCCCACGCGCGCGCCCTCCTCACCAGCGGGCCCGAGGGGCGTACGGACTACATCGACGCGGACCTCAAGCAGCCCGGTCAGATCCTCGAACAGGCCGCCAAGACCCTGGACCTCGACGAGCCGGTCGTCCTGGTGCTGGTCGCGATCCTGCACTTCGTCGAGGACGAGGAGGCCTACCCGATCGTCCGCGACCTGGTCGACGCCCTGCCGTCCGGCAGCCGGATCGTCCTCAGCCACCTCACCGAGGACCTGAACCCCGAGGCCATCCGCGCGGTGCAACGCACCTACACCGAGCGGGGGTTCACCTTCGTGCTGCGGTCGCGGGCGGAGGTCGAGCGGTTCTTCACCGAGAACGGTCTGGTGCTGGACGAGCCCGGTGTCGTCCCGGCCCACCACTGGCGTCCCGACGACGGCGCCCCGGCTCCGGAGAAGGCCGACCCCGACCTGCTGGCCACGCTCGACGCCATCGAGATGGTCCGCTACCGCGACATCAACGACGTGACGGACGCGGACATCAACGTGTACGTGGCGACGGGCGTCAAGCCGTAG
- a CDS encoding helix-turn-helix domain-containing protein gives MAGDEFAGLLRELKERSGLSYGALAKRLHVSTSTLHRYVNGDAVPADYAPVERLARVCRATPDELVELHRRWVLADALRGKKGPGPGRTGAGDPADDAPEAEAEADVVAGAETADASGAVSGAGADDTADGTADGRPASEGGAAVGPVPVRPSRLRNRRSAVLAGVGAVVVTAIVSSVLAVQLGSGSRDDDAQGGAVAVGVPPAARASATGTTPGARHGSASPSAAHRSPRPSGSTVGGAVDENGVADDGAAGADDGAGAPTVVVDPYRFDDPCSQHYLVNRPAQQVPPPPNESDARGWVTALGGVPSGEQLLSLTVQGTGKATVVLKALHVRVLDKSAPLAWNDYAMGVGCGGGVETTSFTVDLDAGRPAVALKGGQRAFPFKVSESDPEVFSVFADTQAHDVSWYLELDWSSGTKSGTVRVDDHGKPFRTSGNVGRPAYDYPLGGSEWGKAAPPG, from the coding sequence GTGGCGGGGGACGAGTTCGCGGGACTGCTCCGGGAGCTGAAGGAGCGGTCCGGTCTCAGCTACGGGGCACTCGCCAAGCGGCTGCACGTCAGTACGTCCACACTGCACCGGTACGTCAACGGCGACGCGGTGCCGGCGGACTACGCGCCCGTCGAACGGCTCGCGCGGGTCTGCCGGGCCACGCCGGACGAGCTGGTGGAGCTGCACCGGCGGTGGGTCCTGGCGGACGCGCTGCGGGGGAAGAAGGGCCCGGGCCCGGGGCGAACGGGAGCCGGGGACCCGGCCGATGACGCTCCGGAGGCGGAGGCGGAGGCGGACGTCGTGGCGGGGGCCGAGACCGCGGACGCGAGCGGTGCCGTGTCCGGCGCGGGGGCGGACGACACGGCGGACGGTACGGCGGACGGGCGGCCGGCGAGCGAGGGCGGTGCGGCCGTCGGGCCCGTGCCGGTGCGGCCGAGCCGGCTGCGGAACCGGCGGTCCGCGGTGCTCGCCGGGGTCGGTGCCGTCGTCGTGACGGCGATCGTGTCCAGCGTGCTGGCCGTGCAACTCGGGTCCGGCAGCCGTGACGACGACGCCCAGGGAGGCGCCGTGGCCGTCGGAGTGCCGCCCGCGGCGCGGGCGAGCGCGACCGGCACGACGCCCGGCGCGCGCCACGGCTCGGCCTCGCCGTCCGCCGCGCACCGGAGCCCCCGGCCGTCGGGATCGACGGTCGGCGGAGCCGTCGACGAGAACGGCGTCGCCGACGACGGTGCGGCCGGTGCCGACGACGGTGCCGGTGCACCGACCGTCGTCGTCGACCCGTACAGGTTCGACGACCCGTGCAGCCAGCACTACTTGGTGAACCGGCCGGCGCAGCAGGTGCCCCCGCCGCCGAACGAGTCGGACGCGCGGGGCTGGGTCACCGCACTCGGCGGGGTCCCGAGCGGGGAGCAACTGCTCTCGCTCACCGTGCAGGGGACCGGGAAGGCGACCGTCGTCCTGAAGGCGCTGCACGTGCGCGTGCTGGACAAGAGCGCGCCGCTCGCCTGGAACGACTACGCGATGGGCGTGGGCTGCGGCGGCGGGGTGGAGACGACGTCGTTCACCGTGGACCTCGACGCGGGACGTCCGGCGGTCGCGCTCAAGGGCGGGCAGCGCGCCTTCCCCTTCAAGGTGAGCGAGTCCGACCCCGAGGTCTTCTCCGTGTTCGCGGACACGCAGGCGCACGACGTGAGCTGGTACCTGGAGCTCGACTGGTCCAGCGGCACGAAGAGCGGCACCGTACGCGTCGACGACCACGGCAAGCCGTTCCGGACCAGCGGGAACGTGGGCCGGCCCGCGTACGACTACCCGCTGGGCGGCAGCGAGTGGGGGAAGGCCGCTCCTCCCGGCTGA
- a CDS encoding DUF4232 domain-containing protein, with protein sequence MSARTTRTRLLAASTIALAAFALTACGNGDGVRDEGPSAGARSSARPSEGTVGGTTAKPAGTRTTTGSTSGSKNTGTTTGSKGTGGTGSRGGSAGGNGSGTRNPACVAATTRTTATVVSRPLNHLLLTVTNKSSKNCDLTGYPIVRFSEAQSVPPVAEETHPQAVVTLAPGESGYAGVLLSAADGSGVHGYTAKTLEVYYGDQGRNGSARPALPAKGVYIDEKLTVTYWQQDLDTALSY encoded by the coding sequence ATGTCCGCACGCACCACCCGCACCCGTCTGCTCGCCGCCTCCACCATCGCGCTCGCCGCGTTCGCCCTCACGGCGTGCGGCAACGGAGACGGCGTCCGCGACGAGGGCCCGTCCGCCGGGGCCCGCTCCTCGGCCCGCCCGAGCGAGGGGACGGTCGGCGGCACGACGGCGAAGCCCGCGGGCACCCGCACCACCACGGGCTCGACGAGCGGTTCGAAAAACACCGGCACCACCACGGGCTCGAAGGGCACCGGCGGCACCGGGTCCAGGGGCGGCTCCGCGGGCGGCAACGGCAGCGGCACCCGCAACCCGGCGTGCGTCGCGGCCACCACCCGCACGACCGCGACGGTCGTCTCCCGCCCGCTCAACCACCTGCTGCTCACCGTCACCAACAAGAGCTCGAAGAACTGCGACCTGACGGGCTACCCGATCGTCCGCTTCAGCGAGGCCCAGTCCGTCCCGCCGGTCGCGGAGGAGACCCACCCGCAGGCGGTCGTCACGCTCGCTCCCGGCGAGTCCGGCTACGCGGGCGTCCTCCTGTCCGCGGCCGACGGCAGCGGCGTCCACGGCTACACCGCCAAGACGCTGGAGGTCTACTACGGCGACCAGGGCCGGAACGGAAGCGCCCGCCCGGCACTCCCCGCGAAGGGCGTCTACATCGACGAGAAGCTCACGGTGACGTACTGGCAGCAGGACCTGGACACCGCGCTCTCGTACTGA
- the hemB gene encoding porphobilinogen synthase, protein MTKYGSFPGTRPRRLRTTPAMRRMVAETRLHPADLILPAFVREGVREPVPIAAMPGVVQHTRDSLRKAAVEALEAGVSGIMLFGVPEDAKKDAVGTPGTDPDGILQVALRDVRAEVGDELLVMSDLCLDETTDHGHCGVLDEQGRVDNDATLERYAEMAQVQADAGAHIVGPSGMMDGQIGVVRDALDQIGREDVAILAYTVKYSSAFYGPFREAVGSSLKGDRKTYQQDPANARESLRELALDLEEGADMVMVKPAGPYLDILTRVADASEVPVVAYQISGEYSMIEAAAEKGWIDRDKAIMESLSGIKRAGAQNILTYWATEVARNLR, encoded by the coding sequence ATGACGAAGTACGGATCCTTTCCCGGTACGCGTCCCCGGCGGCTGCGTACGACGCCCGCCATGCGCCGGATGGTCGCCGAGACCCGGCTGCACCCCGCCGATCTGATCCTCCCCGCGTTCGTGCGCGAGGGTGTCCGCGAGCCGGTGCCGATCGCCGCGATGCCCGGGGTCGTGCAGCACACCCGGGACAGTCTGCGGAAGGCCGCCGTGGAGGCGCTGGAGGCCGGGGTCTCCGGGATCATGCTGTTCGGCGTTCCCGAGGACGCCAAGAAGGACGCCGTCGGCACGCCGGGCACGGACCCGGACGGCATCCTCCAGGTCGCCCTGCGCGACGTCCGCGCCGAGGTCGGCGACGAACTGCTCGTGATGTCCGACCTGTGCCTCGACGAGACGACCGACCACGGGCACTGCGGTGTGCTGGACGAGCAGGGACGGGTCGACAACGACGCCACCCTGGAGCGGTACGCCGAGATGGCCCAGGTGCAGGCCGACGCCGGCGCCCACATCGTGGGCCCCAGCGGGATGATGGACGGCCAGATCGGCGTCGTCCGGGACGCCCTCGACCAGATCGGCCGCGAGGACGTCGCGATCCTCGCCTACACCGTCAAGTACTCCTCCGCCTTCTACGGCCCCTTCCGGGAGGCCGTCGGTTCCTCGCTCAAGGGCGACCGCAAGACGTACCAGCAGGACCCGGCCAACGCGCGGGAGTCCCTGCGGGAGTTGGCGCTCGACCTGGAGGAGGGCGCCGACATGGTGATGGTGAAGCCGGCCGGCCCCTACCTCGACATCCTGACCCGGGTCGCCGACGCGTCGGAGGTGCCGGTCGTCGCGTACCAGATCTCCGGCGAGTACTCGATGATCGAGGCCGCGGCGGAGAAGGGCTGGATCGACCGGGACAAGGCGATCATGGAGTCCCTCTCCGGCATCAAGCGGGCCGGCGCGCAGAACATCCTCACGTACTGGGCGACCGAGGTCGCGCGGAACCTGCGCTAG